A genome region from Fusarium musae strain F31 chromosome 5, whole genome shotgun sequence includes the following:
- a CDS encoding hypothetical protein (EggNog:ENOG41), translating to MFDPESGPAFSEYVMTREALTAESNADWSRRRPYPSFKPRGTKGPRSLVDIAISVVGDNFGKIRSVTHLESLPKAILWRIWRYLEARGVSLHAWKYLSKLLMEEGDEKNLGLYRFRHHICHPGNNLTHYIQPLTAPHSDFITHIVISGGCTFNAHDLLGLADMPNLGVLEIIQPTERTAFPNISDRLVRGWSEKPDPFPLLRVLRIWGDETTSKASLQWVSQFPSLALYDVIGARDAWDASKVAAQEHGWEQADAPPHRLDDSLLRYLMLFAPLEETRNRNMRDLAASIDNDLVSLCSDSRCAVKFVQGRQVPLLLNYLCDTAKETTPWWDIDAASREARTCHGVAFEAWAFWLYSFLGQLCSDRDLEARRALPYKAVAGPFILPSRPIACLHLGHTSQRGGIDTRPSYISRGLFATRQFTFTRKSGIPPNGKKPAIIPKGVNLVCSERSAPILAIRKAKRKRVIDVLEDMGLGRPKNP from the exons GCCGTCCATACCCTTCCTTCAAGCCTCGAGGCACAAAGGGGCCTCGATCTTTGGTAGATATAGCTATCAGTGTTGTTGGCGATAATTTCGGCAAGATTCGCTCTGTAACACATCTTGAGTCATTGCCAAAAGCCATACTATGGCGCATTTGGAGGTACCTCGAGGCAAG AGGAGTATCTCTCCATGCTTGGAAGTACCTTTCCAAACTCctcatggaagaaggagatgagaagaatctTGGCCTGTACCGCTTTCGACATCACATATGCCATCCCGGTAACAACCTCACCCATTACATTCAACCTCTAACAGCACCGCACTCGGACTTCATAACACACATAGTCATCTCTGGCGGTTGCACCTTCAATGCGCATGATCTCCTTGGACTGGCGGACATGCCTAATCTCGGTGTCCTCGAGATAATTCAGCCAACAGAGCGGACTGCGTTCCCAAACATTTCGGACCGTCTTGTCCGGGGATGGTCTGAGAAACCTGATCCATTCCCCTTGCTTCGAGTCCTACGAATATGGGGAGATGAGACGACATCCAAAGCATCTCTACAATGGGTGTCGCAATTTCCATCTCTTGCCCTATACGACGTTATTGGTGCAAGGGACGCGTGGGACGCCAGCAAGGTGGCGGCGCAAGAACACGGATGGGAGCAGGCAGATGCGCCGCCACATAGGTTGGACGACTCACTGTTGCGCTATCTCATGCTCTTTGCGCCGCTAGAAGAAACCCGAAACAGGAATATGCGTGACCTCGCTGCAAGTATTGACAATGATTTGGTGTCGTTGTGCAGCGACTCGCGATGTGCTGTTAAATTTGTTCAGGGTCGTCAGGTTCCACTTCTTCTTAACTACCTCTGCGATACTGCAAAGGAGACTACGCCTTGGTGGGATATTGATGCTGcatctcgagaagctcgcACATGCCATGGGGTTGCATTTGAGGCTTGGGCATTCTGGCTTTACTCCTTTCTCGGTCAACTTTGTTCTGATCGAGATTTGGAAGCCCGTAGGGCCCTTCCCTACAAGGCTGTAGCAGGTCCATTCATTCTACCCTCGCGGCCGATTGCATGCCTTCACTTGGGTCACACTTCTCAGCGTGGTGGTATTGATACGAGACCGTCATATATCAGCCGGGGGCTATTCGCAACACGACAATTCACGTTTACACGCAAATCTGGCATTCCGCCCAATGGAAAGAAGCCTGCTATAATACCGAAGGGAGTCAACTTGGTGTGTTCAGAGAGGTCCGCACCTATTCTAGCAATAAGGAAGGCCAAGAGAAAACGGGTTATCGATGTTTTAGAGGATATGGGTCTCGGGCGCCCAAAGAACCCATGA
- a CDS encoding hypothetical protein (EggNog:ENOG41) has protein sequence MAPGGPPGGGSRGRGGKFRKPARGGGKKFSRDIRPLDADGNEVSMWAVDPNKKDDDSDEEESSEEESSEEEEDSEDDSGAGPSQEQTQEQSREARKAEKKARKEAAIARQKAKTVEVGDLPSSDEDESESEEDDDMPANPNHSKKARKQAASSGVDEITDGVENLQAAPSRREREALEAAAAKERHMRLTAQGKTDESRADLERLKEIRERRALDAARRQAEREEREEQEKVKKAEFEAKEARRREAAAGKKGKKK, from the exons atggctcctGGTGGTCCCCCTGGAGGAGGCTCGCGTGGCCGAGGAGGAAAGTTTCGAAAGCCCGCACGAGGAG GTGGTAAGAAGTTTTCTCGCGATATCCGACCTCTCGATGCCGACGGAAACGAGGTTAGCATGTGGGCTGTCGACCCAAACAAGAAGGACGACGacagcgatgaagaagagtcttCCGAAGAGGAATCttccgaagaggaagaggacagCGAGGACGACTCTGGTGCTGGCCCTTCCCAGGAACAAACTCAAGAGCAGTCACGCGAGGCTCgaaaggccgagaagaaggctcgaAAGGAGGCTGCCATAGCCAGACAGAAGGCCAAGACAGTCGAAGTTGGCGATCTGCCATCaagcgatgaggacgagagcGAAAGcgaagaggatgacgatATGCCTGCAAACCCCAATCACTCCAAGAAGGCCCGCAAACAAGCGGCGTCCTCTGGTGTCGACGAGATCACAGATGGTGTCGAGAATCTGCAAGCAGCACCAAGCCGACGTGAGCGTGAAGCTCTTGAGGCTGCAGCTGCTAAGGAGAGACACATGCGCTTGACAGCTCAAGGCAAGACGGACGAATCTCGGGCCGATCTGGAGCGTCTCAAGGAGATCCGCGAGCGACGTGCTCTTGACGCCGCGCGGAGACAA GCGGAGCGCGAAGAAagagaggagcaagaaaaggtcaagaaggccgagTTCGAGGCAAAGGAGGCCCGTCGACGAGAAGCTGCCGCTggaaagaagggcaagaagaaatAA
- a CDS encoding hypothetical protein (EggNog:ENOG41) produces the protein MTESELQDYLSGQRGAFEGILGLIPAKMYYEQDNSDQWSKKKQTKQQAADARRGKLDPDSERNRNAKEVLDERAKNKRKLRELKKHDDADNEDDWEDHEPVPGVEMEKPGEGLKVKTAETNKKQKRKDATDTEAQDISETNKKQKLNEETEAEVKDTTETSSSKISKREEKRAAKKEMKKEKKAEKKAEKKVNKTETPAAEKKDVPTPTPKAQKKAAKKQKEVEEEEDTTAHGDGEVLPMDISGLENEDEATANSSNDSEPQSPTFDTNDSTTTPAETTAEPGSTTTSTSSTIPPSEKPKSIKLPADTSAIRARLAAKIEALRAARKADGPDGKPIRTRQELIESRRKKQEARKAHKQEMRKQAKLEEQRKREEALASSSPGVMSPAVELDESASNFTFGRVAFGDGAQLSRDLGHVLSQGKKKGPSDPKTALIKVQNQKKRLQELDPEKRADIAEKDIWLTARRRAEGEKIRDDEALLKRAVKRKEAAKKKSEKAWRERSDGVKMAQKDRQRKREDNLRQRRDDKLLGKAGKKKKKGGAAGGKKKSRPGFEGSLGVGGKKK, from the exons ATGACAGAGTCTGAGCTGCAG GATTACCTGAGCGGCCAACGCGGAGCCTTCGAGGGcatccttggcctcatcCCAGCCAAGATGTACTATGAGCAAGACAACAGT GATCAatggagcaagaagaaacagacaAAACAACAGGCTGCCGATGCCCGACGCGGAAAGCTGGATCCCGACAGCGAGCGGAATCGAAATGCCAAGGAAGTCCTAGATGAACGGGCCAAGAACAAGCGAAAGCTGCgtgagttgaagaagcatgACGATGCTGATAACGAAGATGATTGGGAGGACCATGAGCCTGTCCCTGGTGTAGAGATGGAGAAGCCTGGCGAGGggctcaaggtcaagacagCGGAGACCaataagaagcagaagcgcAAAGACGCGACAGATACAGAAGCCCAGGATATTTCAGAGAccaacaagaagcagaagctcaacgaAGAGACAGAGGCCGAGGTTAAGGACACAACTGAGACATCGTCTTCCAAGATATCgaaaagggaagagaagagggcggccaagaaggaaatgaagaaggagaagaaggctgagaaaaaggctgagaagaaggtcaacaAGACAGAGACTCCTGCAGCCGAGAAAAAGGACGTGCCAACTCCGACACCGAAGGCTCAGAAGAAAGCTgcgaagaagcaaaaggaagtcgaggaggaggaagacacaACAGCCCACGGTGACGGCGAGGTTTTACCTATGGACATCTCGGGTCTGGAGAATGAGGACGAGGCCACCGCCAACTCAAGTAATGATTCCGAGCCACAATCTCCTACCTTTGACACCAACGATTCCACGACTACTCCCGCGGAGACAACCGCCGAGCCTGGCAGCACTACTACCTCCACCTCATCCACTATTCCTCCTTCAGAGAAACCCAAGTCTATTAAGCTCCCTGCCGACACCTCTGCCATCCGAGCTCGACTCGCTGCCAAAATTGAAGCGCTTCGTGCCGCCCGAAAAGCTGACGGACCTGATGGCAAGCCAATTCGCACACGCCAAGAGCTCATTGagtcgagaagaaagaagcaagAGGCTCGAAAAGCCCACAAGCAGGAGATGCGCAAGCAGGCTAAGCTGGAGGAGCAGCGAAAGCGTGAGGAGGCTTTGGCATCTAGTTCACCAGGTGTTATGAGCCCCGCGGTTGAACTCGACGAGAGTGCTAGCAACTTCACATTTGGCCGTGTCGcttttggtgatggtgctCAACTTTCACGCGATCTCGGCCACGTGCTGAgccagggcaagaagaaggggccCTCTGACCCCAAGACAGCCCTTATCAAGGTCCAAAACCAGAAAAAGCGTCTTCAGGAGCTTGACCCCGAGAAGCGTGCCGACATCGCGGAGAAAGACATCTGGCTGACAGCCCGTCGTCGTGCCGAGGGTGAGAAGATCCGCGACGATGAAGCTCTCTTGAAGCGTGCCGTGAAGCGCAaggaggctgccaagaagaagagtgagAAGGCCTGGCGTGAACGATCTGATGGCGTCAAGATGGCTCAAAAGGACCGTCAACGCAAACGTGAGGATAACTTGCGTCAAAGACGGGATGATAAGCTGCTCGGTAAGGCgggcaaaaagaagaagaagggtggaGCCGCCGGAggtaagaagaagagccgTCCTGGTTTCGAGGGAAGCTTGGGCGTTGGgggcaagaagaagtaa
- the VPS74 gene encoding Vacuolar protein sorting-associated protein 74 (BUSCO:EOG092631QQ), with translation MSSGLTRRRGAGGAGPAAEGDSSNGTAPRTSTPSARDNGPETSYESTENGHKIAFDPRDISESAERSKQPKLTLMEEVLLLGLKDKQGYLSFWNDNISYALRGCIVIELAFRGRIAMEKDASRRRFPLADRNIEVIDDTLTGEVLLDEALKMMKQSEKMSVATWIDLMSGETWNLMKIGYQLKQVRERLAKGLVDKGILRTEKRNFLLFDMATHPVADGGAKEEIRRRVRNILTQRTVVLNGSQFLPESLEFRYMRSIAMVCAAYAANVLENALASLGHEARERAFAQTDDLLADYSQWPFGKKATQNGIGANLPQLINEEVNSGKDKELQLEVVAACLSVFTRLDSLL, from the exons ATGTCCTCGGGATTGACGCGACGCCGCGGTGCTGGCGGCGCAGGACCTGCAGCTGAGGGCGATTCCAGCAACGGCACTGCCCCTAGAACGAGCACACCAAGCGCCAGGGACAACGGACCCGAGACGAGCTACGAAAGCACAGAAAATGGCCACAAGATCGCATTCGACCCTCGCGATATCAGTGAGAGTGCCGAGCGGAGCAAGCAGCCAAAGCTCACCCTCATGGAGGAGGTCTTGCTACTTGGCCTCAAGGATAAGCAG GGCTACCTCTCTTTTTGGAACGACAACATCTCTTACGCCCTTCGAGGATGCATTGTCATCGAACTGGCCTTCCGTGGTCGCATTGCAATGGAGAAGGATGCTTCAAGACGCCGATTCCCCCTCGCAGACCGCAACATCGAGGTCATAGACGACACCCTTACTGGCGAGGTTCTTCTCGacgaggctctcaagatgatgaagcagagcGAAAAGATGAGCGTCGCAACCTGGATTGACTTGATGAGCG GCGAGACCTGGAACTTGATGAAGATCGGATACCAGCTCAAGCAGGTCCGAGAACGGCTCGCAAAGGGCTTGGTCGATAAGGGCATCCTCCGCACCGAGAAGCGcaatttccttcttttcgaCATGGCAACTCATCCCGTCGCCGATGGTGGTGCTAAGGAGGAGATCCGCCGCCGGGTTCGCAACATCCTTACCCAACGGACCGTCGTCCTCAATGGTAGCCAATTCCTCCCCGAGTCGCTCGAATTCCGTTATATGCGTAGCATCGCCATGGTTTGCGCCGCCTACGCCGCTAATGTCCTCGAGAACGCCCTCGCATCCCTTGGCCACGAGGCAAGGGAACGGGCTTTTGCGCAGACCGATGATTTACTCGCCGACTACAGCCAATGGCCGTTCGGCAAGAAAGCCACACAGAACGGCATTGGTGCTAACTTGCCTCAACTCATTAACGAG GAGGTCAACAgcggcaaggacaaggagctcCAGCTTGAGGTGGTTGCGGCTTGCTTGAGTGTCTTCACTAGACTTGACTCTCTCCTATAG
- a CDS encoding hypothetical protein (EggNog:ENOG41), whose amino-acid sequence MAPNKRGGKQKSTQFVDKKNEAPPSPFKRPPEVLEPFINALDKKHVYVTHIDNKPAEFKRKIFLVPVGMNIVVVLLFVLRMWWILPWYWSLIMTGLGHDNETTWNTADSTWSEIAWEIGKRSCTMMIDFILFIFVWPWPVEFVAGRARGNPCQWRWQVGFREQEIYVRRSREWDQALTDIFTDEGSKKILLTYINHATSPILQEQKTGYLLMNGHWDLDWARMILAHRLVDKKEIALEAFKSVVLVHHADYGWIVYDVRGSGASSEDERRRQVFAFRDVLIALGKEDLFYRWVEIVQFEATQPGGFGPKEQEAAAKRIRELFENENIDFDELWKKSVGK is encoded by the coding sequence ATGGCACCGAATAAGAGGGGAGGGAAACAGAAATCGACCCAGTTCGTCGACAAAAAGAATGAGGCTCCCCCTTCACCATTCAAGCGGCCCCCTGAGGTCCTTGAGCCCTTCATCAACGCTCTGGACAAGAAGCACGTCTATGTCACACACATTGATAACAAACCTGCCGAGTTCAAACGAAAGATCTTCCTCGTGCCTGTTGGCATGAACATTGTCGTTGTACTTCTCTTTGTCCTTCGCATGTGGTGGATTCTCCCCTGGTACTGGTCGCTCATCATGACTGGCTTGGGCCACGACAACGAAACCACATGGAATACTGCAGACTCAACGTGGTCCGAGATTGCCTGGGAGATCGGCAAACGTTCTTGTACAATGATGATTGATTTCATCCTATTCATCTTTGTCTGGCCCTGGCCCGTGGAATTTGTCGCTGGACGAGCTCGTGGTAATCCCTGTCAATGGCGATGGCAAGTCGGCTTCCGCGAGCAGGAGATTTATGTCCGTCGAAGCCGAGAATGGGATCAAGCTCTGACTGACATCTTTACGGATGAAGGCTCCAAGAAGATTCTGCTCACATACATCAATCATGCCACGTCTCCTATTCTTCAAGAGCAAAAGACCGGATATCTCCTAATGAACGGCCACTGGGATTTGGATTGGGCACGCATGATACTCGCACATCGCCTGgtggacaagaaggagattgcACTCGAGGCCTTCAAGAGCGTGGTTCTTGTCCACCACGCTGACTATGGTTGGATAGTTTATGATGTTCGCGGTAGTGGTGCGTCGAGTGAGGATGAGCGACGTCGACAAGTCTTTGCATTTCGAGACGTGCTCATTGCGCTTGGAAAGGAGGACTTGTTCTATCGCTGGGTTGAGATTGTTCAATTCGAGGCGACACAGCCGGGCGGATTTGGTCCAAAGGAACAAGAGGCAGCGGCCAAGAGAATCAGGGAGCTATTTGAGAATGAGAACATCGACTTTGATGAActttggaagaagagcgttggaaaataa
- a CDS encoding hypothetical protein (EggNog:ENOG41~BUSCO:EOG09261OIA) codes for MSRSAVIPTATRPSSCHYLRLSGVRTLSTSSILHGPNDNGKPGGFPGGGFPGGFGAGLGSFGAFANKPSPDASKQSVDLLPHELEARKKMGLPLKKPPPKVEAAPTPPPVQTNVKKSSGPKNANQNQSQTKNAPQARDKQQSNRSNDGNSHARQQQLQLQQRDAKPKMPPSNLLSSSILAEAFRTDRTPAPVATPKSWSINEPPKPAAPAWGAFSARKVDTQIPLTSRKTEAKPAESQNKKKSQNVAPATGQEDGESVWGQLKRSRRLEEKPSRGEAGFWDALESRVTNIRSRPGPSGQYLDALQGADGTLRGAQQSQEDQIRRRSRFEMEEGDVSDKRRDKKDKRPKNVRRNEAEDDDFDEDSIRRWEARQRKKAEKEARKRLEEAAEAAPVPIFLPEYISISNLAGAIQIRIADFLHDLESMGFEDVTEETIMTGDTAALVAQEYGYDPTVDTGSQRDLQPRPAPEDPSVLPSRPPVVTIMGHVDHGKTTLLDWLRKSSIAAQEHGGITQHIGAFVVQMSSGKQITFLDTPGHAAFLSMRQRGANVTDIVVLVVAADDSVMPQTLEALKHATAAKVPIIVAINKIDKEDARVDQVKADLARHGVEIEDYGGDVQVVPVSGKTGKGMQDLEENIVTLSEILDVRAEADGMAEGWVLESSIKQTGKTATVLVKRGTLRLGDIIVAGKSWAKIRGLRNEAGVEIPEAPPGTPVQILGWRELPDAGEQVLQAPDEGKARTAIEYREEMAERLESSKQLAEQEQRQREKEAAEEAAAAAEAEGTEAEPAKTELGIIYQNFIVKADVAGSAEAVCGTVQELGNNEVQSKLLRSGVGAISEYDVDHAAASKSIIVNFNMPILPHIRQRAEEAGVRIIDHSVIYHVVDDVKSALSDLLPHTITHKVLGEADVLQVFGINVRKRVQKNIAGCKIRNGTIKRTSMVRVIRGGEVVYDGKIDTLKHVKKDVMEMGKGTECGIGLEDFQELQIDDQIQTYEVIKERRTL; via the exons ATGTCCAGGAGCGCGGTAATTCCTAC AGCCACTCGGCCATCTTCGTGTCACTATCTACGATTATCGGGTGTGCGCACCTTGTCGACGAGCTCTATACTCCACGGACCGAACGATAATGGCAAGCCCGGAGGCTTCCCGGGTGGTGGTTTTCCTGGAGGGTTTGGAGCTGGATTAGGGTCTTTCGGGGCATTTGCGAACAAACCGTCACCAGATGCTTCGAAGCAAAGCGTTGACTTGCTTCCTCATGAGCTAGAAGCTCGCAAAAAGATGGGATTGCCTTTGAAGAAACCTCCTCCCAAGGTCGAGGCTGCCCCCACCCCGCCGCCTGTACAAACCAACGTCAAGAAGTCATCAGGCCCCAAGAACGCAAATCAAAACCAAAGCCAGACGAAGAATGCACCTCAGGCGAGAGACAAGCAGCAATCAAACCGATCGAACGACGGTAACAGCCATGCCAGACAACAGcaactgcaactgcaacAGCGGGACGCAAAGCCAAAAATGCCCCCATCAAACCTGTTGTCAAGCTCAATTCTTGCTGAAGCTTTCAGGACAGATCGCACACCGGCTCCAGTGGCAACGCCCAAGTCATGGTCTATCAATGAGCCTCCCAAGCCGGCTGCACCCGCTTGGGGAGCCTTCAGCGCTCGAAAGGTTGATACTCAAATACCCCTCACCAGCAGAAAAACGGAGGCGAAACCTGCGGAGAGccaaaacaagaaaaaaTCGCAAAACGTCGCACCAGCAACAGGCCAGGAAGATGGTGAGAGCGTATGGGGCCAGCTGAAGCGCTCCCGCAGGCTGGAAGAAAAGCCAAGCCGCGGGGAGGCCGGTTTCTGGGACGCACTTGAAAGTCGGGTCACAAATATTCGTAGCAGGCCTGGCCCCAGTGGCCAGTACTTGGATGCGCTTCAGGGGGCAGATGGCACGTTACGGGGTGCTCAACAGTCGCAGGAAGATCAAATAAGGCGCAGGTCACGTTTCGAGATGGAGGAAGGCGATGTGTCTGATAAGcggagagacaagaaggacaagcgCCCCAAGAATGTTCGTCGGAacgaggctgaagatgatgactttgacgAAGATTCAATTCGACGCTGGGAAGCTAGACAACGTAAGAAGGCTGAGAAAGAAGCGAGAAAACGCCTCGAGGAAGCTGCAGAAGCTGCTCCCGTACCCATCTTTCTCCCTGAGTACATTAGCATCTCCAACTTGGCCGGTGCTATCCAGATCCGCATAGCCGACTTTTTACATGATCTGGAGTCCATGGGATTTGAGGACGTCACAGAGGAAACCATCATGACTGGTGATACGGCAGCCCTTGTCGCCCAGGAGTACGGTTATGATCCCACAGTGGACACTGGTTCTCAGCGCGACCTACAACCTCGCCCGGCGCCCGAAGATCCGTCAGTATTGCCAAGCAGGCCTCCTGTTGTTACCATTATGGGCCATGTTGATCACGGAAAGACTACTCTTTTGGATTGGCTACGCAAGTCTTCGATTGCTGCTCAGGAGCACGGTGGCATCACACAACACATCGGTGCCTTTGTCGTACAAATGTCATCGGGCAAGCAGATTACCTTCCTTGATACACCAGGTCACGCTGCGTTCTTATCTATGCGTCAGCGAGGCGCCAATGTCACGGATATTGTGGTGCTGGTCGTGGCTGCTGACGACAGTGTTATGCCACAGACTTTAGAGGCACTGAAGCACGCTACGGCTGCCAAGGTTCCTATCATCGTGGCAATAAACAAGATTGATAAGGAAGACGCTCGGGTGGATCAAGTCAAAGCTGATCTTGCCCGCCATGGCGTCGAAATTGAAGACTATGGCGGTGATGTCCAGGTGGTACCTGTAAGCGGCAAGACGGGTAAGGGCATGCAAGACCTCGAAGAGAACATCGTCACCTTGTCTGAAATCCTCGATGTCCGCGCTGAAGCAGATGGCATGGCTGAGGGTTGGGTTCTAGAATCTAGCATCAAGCAGACTGGCAAGACCGCCACGGTGCTTGTCAAACGAGGAACTCTACGTCTTGGTGATATTATCGTAGCCGGCAAATCATGGGCCAAGATTCGTGGTCTTCGAAACGAAGCCGGTGTCGAGATCCCTGAGGCACCCCCTGGAACTCCTGTCCAGATCCTTGGCTGGCGCGAGCTGCCTGATGCTGGAGAACAAGTTCTCCAGGCGCCTGATGAGGGCAAAGCTAGAACAGCTATCGAGTACCGTGAGGAGATGGCTGAGAGACTGGAGAGCTCCAAGCAACTAGCCGAACAAGAGCAGCGTCAGCGTGAGAAGGAGGCCGCTGAGGAGGCCGCCGCTGCTGCAGAAGCTGAGGGCACTGAAGCAGAGCCTGCGAAGACCGAGCTCGGCATCATCTACCAGAACTTCATTGTCAAGGCTGATGTTGCTGGGTCCGCGGAGGCTGTCTGTGGCACTGTCCAGGAACTCGGAAACAACGAAGTCCAATCCAAGCTCTTACGATCTGGTGTCGGCGCAATCTCCGAATATGACGTTGATCACGCTGCTGCATCCAAGAGTATTAtcgtcaacttcaacatgCCCATCCTTCCTCATATTCGTCAGCGTGCCGAAGAGGCCGGTGTGCGCATCATCGACCACAGCGTCATTTATCacgttgtcgatgatgtcAAGAGTGCACTGTCGGACCTACTACCGCATACTATTACACACAAGGTCCTTGGTGAAGCAGACGTATTGCAAGTATTTGGCATCAACGTCAGAAAGAGGGTGCAGAAGAATATCGCCGGTTGCAAGATCCGCAACGGCACTATCAAGCGGACGTCTATGGTTAGGGTTATCCGTGGTGGAGAAGTCGTCTATGATG GTAAAATCGACACACTCAAGCACGTCAAAAAGGACGTCATGGAGATGGGTAAGGGTACTGAGTGTGGTATCGGTCTTGAAGATTTCCAGGAGCTACAGATCGACGATCAGATCCAGACTTACGAGGTAATCAAGGAAAGGCGAACACTGTAA
- a CDS encoding hypothetical protein (BUSCO:EOG092656RK~EggNog:ENOG41): MVRHKKDFASKGRKGGPTPRRGPRRDDDGDGSSRPAFKAACWDLGHCDPKRCSGKKLMKLGMMRDLHLGQRHNGVIITPNGKHTVSPADRELMDQYGAAVVECSWARTQEVQWNKVGGKCERLLPYLVAANTVNYGKPWRLNCVEALAAAFYICGHSDWAEQILAPFSYGPSFLEINHSLLKRYAACADEAEIKKTEEEWMEQLEKEYAESREEGNDDMWTSGNTNRRRVQSSSDDDDDEEDDSDEEEEGSVDGIYLGKKPPKAQPEEEEEEEEEEEEKDRYAISDDSDDEDTMAEIRRKVLASKTFTNPNQQDGKKPATIPNPHQHQQQFKPNTSVQPDSDNERSGSEGDDDDDEFDNIIEATPVTDRIGLAKLEKERNQATITTRTFSSNAVGAPSRR, from the coding sequence ATGGTCCGCCACAAAAAGGATTTCGCCTCCAAGGGTAGAAAGGGAGGCCCAACCCCGCGACGAGGACCCcgtcgtgatgatgatggcgatggttCCTCGCGCCCAGCTTTCAAAGCCGCATGCTGGGATCTCGGCCATTGCGATCCTAAGCGCTGTTCCGGAAAGAAACTCATGAAGCTTGGAATGATGCGCGACCTGCATCTCGGCCAACGCCATAACGGAGTCATCATCACACCCAACGGCAAACATACCGTTTCCCCCGCCGATCGCGAGCTCATGGACCAGTACGGCGCTGCTGTTGTAGAGTGCTCTTGGGCGAGGACGCAGGAGGTTCAGTGGAACAAAGTAGGTGGGAAGTGTGAGCGGTTGTTGCCGTACCTCGTCGCTGCGAATACGGTCAACTATGGCAAGCCCTGGCGCCTGAACTGTGTTGAAGCGCTGGCTGCAGCTTTCTACATCTGTGGTCACTCAGATTGGGCGGAGCAGATTCTTGCCCCATTTTCATACGGACCATCCTTCCTCGAGATCAACCACAGCTTACTCAAGCGATATGCTGCGTGTGCTGATGAGGCCGAGATCAAAAAGACTGAAGAAGAGTGGATGGAGCAACTGGAGAAGGAATACGCCGAGAGTCGAGAGGAAGGAAACGACGATATGTGGACCAGCGGAAATACCAATCGAAGACGTGTtcaatcttcttctgacgacgacgacgacgaagaggatgatagtgacgaagaggaagagggaagCGTGGACGGTATATATCTTGGCAAGAAGCCCCCTAAAGCTCAgccagaagaggaggaggaggaggaggaggaggaggaggaaaaggatcGTTATGCAATATCTGACGActcagatgacgaggacaCAATGGCCGAGATCCGTCGCAAAGTTCTCGCCTCAAAGACCTTCACTAACCCCAACCAACAAGACGGCAAGAAGCCTGCCACCATTCCCAACCcacatcagcaccagcagcagttCAAGCCTAATACCAGTGTTCAGCCTGACTCAGATAACGAGAGGAGCGGAAGCGagggtgacgatgatgacgatgaattTGATAACATCATTGAGGCTACGCCTGTGACTGATCGTATTGGTTTGGCCAAGTTGGAAAAGGAGCGTAATCAGGCTACTATTACGACGAGGACGTTCTCATCCAACGCTGTGGGGGCGCCATCTCGAAGATGA